A part of Carassius carassius chromosome 32, fCarCar2.1, whole genome shotgun sequence genomic DNA contains:
- the LOC132112413 gene encoding syntaxin-binding protein 5-like isoform X2, protein MKKFNIRKVLDGLTAASSSSTAASLQSGNRENDMIQETLQSEHFQLCKTVRHGFPYQPSSMAFDPVQKILAIGTQSGALRLFGRAGVECFCQHESGSAVIQLEFLVNEGALVSALADDSIHLWNLRQKLPAILHSLKFNRERITFCHLPFQSKWLYVGTERGNIHIVNVESFTLSGYVIMWNKAIELSSKTHPGPVVHISDNPMDEGKLLIGFECGIVVLWDLKSKKADYRYSYDEAIHSVAWHHEGKQFVCSHSDGTLTTWNIRAPAKPAQIITPHGKQPKDGKKPEPCKPILKVEYKTTRAGDPFMILCGGLSYDTVGRRACLTVMHGKSTAVLEMDYPIVDFLTLCETPYPNDFQEPYAVVVLLEKDLVLIDLAQIGYPIFENPYPLSIHESPVTCCEYFADCPAEIIPALYSVGSRQKRQGFSKKEWPISGGNWGQGTLSFSEMIITGHADGSIKFWDASALMLQVLYKLKTAKVFEKPRSKEEKSSTEIVDEDPFAIQILSWCPESRVLCVAGVSAHVIVYRFSKQEVTTEVVQLLEVRMQCELNEVESPECGGEQASAVSTPGTQSSPQTSLPQSHPSTSSNNSSDGLRDNVPCLKVRSSPLKQSAGYQVELLIQLVWVSGEPPQQITSLAVNSAYSLVAFGNGNGLAVIDYLQKTLLLNMSIAELYGSTDPHHRQPRSPRKTRQPSAGLCDGNDASAAPEEKCKSPTGSGSPCNSDEDSKQRFIDRVKSKSKRISKTVANDFAKISRKINMIADQKDERRLRRHCSLPGKKQQSSVKEMKKKRSVSFHETSFCDPNARDNSFSRSRSSSVTSIDRESREVISSFYFCDSLSKKSETVAVPSLWIGTSLGSMLAIALTVPSTPEQRMQQPVGVAFCGPVVRLKGGILRMAQLDFSGTLLPHVYESWYEPNAPEEERERPQRRRPTSPPSSQENPDCQYAVVCSEKQAKVVAMPSQNCVYEHNITETSFVLRADVVTMTAGVGIACFCANGHIMTLSLPSLRPLLDVNYLPLTDMRIARTFCFSNQGQALYLTSPTEIQRITYIQETCDNLQEMLGELFTPVETPEAPNRGFFKGLFGGGAQSLDREDLFGEVSAGKASRSLAQHIPGPGGMEGMKGAASGVVGELARARIALDERGQKLGELEERTAGMMASADSFSKHAHDMMLKYKDKKWYQL, encoded by the exons ATTCGGCCGAGCTGGAGTGGAGTGTTTCTGCCAGCATGAGAGCGGTTCAGCAGTCATCCAGTTGGAGTTTCTTGTAAATGAA GGTGCGCTAGTTAGTGCTTTGGCAGATGACAGTATTCATTTGTGGAATCTGAGGCAAAAACTTCCAGCCATCCTTCATTCTCTTAAATTTAACCGGGAGAG GATCACGTTTTGCCATTTGCCGTTTCAGAGTAAATGGCTGTACGTGGGCACAGAAAGAGGGAACATTCACATTGTCAATGTGGAGTCCTTCACGCTCTCAGGCTATGTGATCATGTGGAACAAAGCCATCGAACT TTCCTCAAAGACTCATCCTGGACCTGTAGTTCATATCAGCGATAACCCTATGGACGAAGGGAAA CTTTTAATTGGTTTTGAGTGTGGCATAGTTGTGCTGTGGGACTTGAAATCGAAGAAGGCTGACTATCGGTACAGCTATGATGAG GCGATCCACTCTGTGGCATGGCATCACGAGGGAAAACAGTTTGTGTGCAGTCACTCAGATGGCACGCTTACCACATGGAATATACGTGCTCCTGCCAAGCCTGCCCAGATCATTACGCCACATG GTAAACAGCCCAAGGATGGAAAGAAGCCGGAGCCTTGCAAACCCATCTTGAAAGTGGAGTACAAAACTACCAGGGCAGG GGACCCATTCATGATACTGTGTGGAGGTTTGTCATATGATACAGTGGGTAGACGAGCCTGTCTGACTGTGATGCATGGGAAGAGCACTGCAGTGCTGGAGATGGACTACCCCATAGTGGATTTCCTTACGCTGTGTGAAACCCCATATCCAAACG ATTTCCAGGAGCCTTATGCGGTTGTTGTCCTGCTGGAGAAGGATTTGGTTCTCATTGATCTTGCACAAATTGG GTATCCGATCTTTGAGAATCCATATCCTCTGTCCATCCATGAGTCTCCAGTGACCTGCTGTGAATATTTTGCCGACTGTCCAGCTGAAATCATTCCTGCACTTTACTCAGTGGGCTCCAGACAGAAGAGACAAGGGTTCAGTAAAAAG GAATGGCCTATAAGTGGAGGTAACTGGGGCCAGGGAACACTAAGTTTCTCAGAGATGATCATCACTGG GCATGCTGATGGATCGATCAAGTTTTGGGATGCCTCAGCAT TAATGCTGCAGGTTTTGTATAAGCTGAAAACAGCGAAGGTGTTTGAGAAGCCCCGCAGTAAAGAGGAGAAATCCAGCACTGAAATTGTGGATGAAGATCCGTTCGCCATCCAGATTCTGTCCTGGTGTCCAGAGAGCCGTGTGCTCTGTGTGGCTGGAGTCTCAGCTCATGTCATAGTGTACAGGTTCAGCAAACAGGAAGTCACCACTGAAGTGGTTCAG CTCCTGGAGGTGCGTATGCAGTGTGAGCTGAATGAAGTGGAGTCTCCCGAGTGCGGAGGCGAGCAGGCATCAGCTGTGTCCACCCCAGGAACCCAATCTAGCCCTCAGACCTCCCTGCCTCAGTCCCACCCCTCCACCAGCAGCAACAACTCGTCTGACGGCCTGCGAGATAACGTGCCCTGTCTCAA GGTCAGGAGTTCTCCTCTCAAACAGTCTGCGGGTTACCAGGTGGAGCTGCTCATTCAGCTGGTGTGGGTCAGCGGGGAGCCGCCACAACAGATCACCAGCCTGGCCGTCAACTCTGCATATAGCCT AGTTGCTTTTGGCAATGGTAATGGACTTGCCGTGATTGATTACCTTCAGAAAACACTGCTTCTGAACATGAGCATAGCTGAGCTGTATGGATCAACAGATCCTCACCACAGACAACCGCGCTCGCCCCGCAAAACCAGACAGCCCTCGGCAG GTCTTTGTGATGGTAATGATGCATCAGCCGCACCAGAGGAGAAATGCAAATCACCAAC AGGCTCCGGTTCACCGTGCAATTCTGATGAAGACAGCAAACAAAGGTTCATTGACAGGG TGAAGTCCAAAAGCAAGCGGATATCCAAGACTGTTGCCAATGACTTTG cTAAGATATCCCGGAAAATTAACATGATTGCTGATCAGAAAGATG AAAGGAGGTTACGGCGTCACTGCTCTCTCCCTGGTAAGAAACAACAGAGTTCAGTGAAGGAAATGAAGAAGAAACGCTCAGTTTCTTTCCATGAGACCTCATTCTGTGACCCCA ACGCCAGGGACAACTCATTCAGCCGCTCACGCAGCTCCAGTGTGACCAGCATTGACAGAGAGTCACGTGAGGTCATTTCTTCCTTCTACTTTTGTGACTCTCTGTCCAAGAAGAGCGAGACTGTGGCAGTGCCCAGCCTGTGGATTGGTACCTCATTGGGCAGCATGCTGGCCATCGCCCTCACTGTGCCCTCCACACCAGAGCAGAGGATGCAACAGCCTGTGGGCGTCGCTTTCTGTG GTCCAGTCGTGCGCTTGAAGGGAGGTATTTTGCGCATGGCCCAGCTGGACTTCAGCGGGACCCTTCTGCCCCATGTTTACGAGTCCTGGTATGAGCCCAACGCCCCTGAGGAGGAGAGAGAACGGCCACAGAGACGCCGGCCCACCTCGCCTCCTTCTTCTCAGGAGAACCCGGACTGTCAGTACGCTGTGGTCTGCTCAGAGAAACAGGCTAAGGTGGTGGCAATGCCCTCCCAAAACTGTGTCTATGAACACAACATCACAGAGACCTCCTTCGTACTGAGAGCAGATGTGGTGACGATGACCGCAGGGGTCGGCATCGCCTGCTTCTGTGCCAATGGCCATATCATGACCCTCAG TTTGCCCAGCCTGCGGCCACTGCTAGATGTGAACTACCTTCCCCTGACAGACATGAGGATAGCTAGAACCTTCTGTTTCTCAAACCAAGGCCAAGCCCTGTACCTCACATCGCCCACTGAGATCCAAAGAATCACCTATATCCAGGAAACCTGTGATAACCTGCAG GAGATGCTTGGAGAGCTGTTTACTCCAGTGGAGACACCAGAGGCTCCAAACCGAGGCTTCTTCAAGGGTTTATTTGGAGGCGGGGCTCAGTCCTTAGACAGAGAGGATCTGT TCGGAGAGGTGTCTGCTGGTAAAGCTTCACGCAGCCTGGCGCAGCACATCCCAGGTCCAGGTGGTATGGAGGGCATGAAGGGGGCCGCGTCCGGTGTGGTGGGAGAGTTGGCACGCGCGAGGATAGCTTTGGACGAGAGAGGACAGAAACTAGGCGAGCTGGAGGAGAGGACAGCAGGCATGATGGCCAGCGCTGACTCCTTCTCTAAACACGCGCATGAT
- the LOC132112413 gene encoding syntaxin-binding protein 5-like isoform X1, with translation MKKFNIRKVLDGLTAASSSSTAASLQSGNRENDMIQETLQSEHFQLCKTVRHGFPYQPSSMAFDPVQKILAIGTQSGALRLFGRAGVECFCQHESGSAVIQLEFLVNEGALVSALADDSIHLWNLRQKLPAILHSLKFNRERITFCHLPFQSKWLYVGTERGNIHIVNVESFTLSGYVIMWNKAIELSSKTHPGPVVHISDNPMDEGKLLIGFECGIVVLWDLKSKKADYRYSYDEAIHSVAWHHEGKQFVCSHSDGTLTTWNIRAPAKPAQIITPHGKQPKDGKKPEPCKPILKVEYKTTRAGDPFMILCGGLSYDTVGRRACLTVMHGKSTAVLEMDYPIVDFLTLCETPYPNDFQEPYAVVVLLEKDLVLIDLAQIGYPIFENPYPLSIHESPVTCCEYFADCPAEIIPALYSVGSRQKRQGFSKKEWPISGGNWGQGTLSFSEMIITGHADGSIKFWDASALMLQVLYKLKTAKVFEKPRSKEEKSSTEIVDEDPFAIQILSWCPESRVLCVAGVSAHVIVYRFSKQEVTTEVVQLLEVRMQCELNEVESPECGGEQASAVSTPGTQSSPQTSLPQSHPSTSSNNSSDGLRDNVPCLKVRSSPLKQSAGYQVELLIQLVWVSGEPPQQITSLAVNSAYSLVAFGNGNGLAVIDYLQKTLLLNMSIAELYGSTDPHHRQPRSPRKTRQPSAGLCDGNDASAAPEEKCKSPTGSGSPCNSDEDSKQRFIDRGTIHYKQLFCLRKSFIFFDWFYSLHFPVKSKSKRISKTVANDFAKISRKINMIADQKDERRLRRHCSLPGKKQQSSVKEMKKKRSVSFHETSFCDPNARDNSFSRSRSSSVTSIDRESREVISSFYFCDSLSKKSETVAVPSLWIGTSLGSMLAIALTVPSTPEQRMQQPVGVAFCGPVVRLKGGILRMAQLDFSGTLLPHVYESWYEPNAPEEERERPQRRRPTSPPSSQENPDCQYAVVCSEKQAKVVAMPSQNCVYEHNITETSFVLRADVVTMTAGVGIACFCANGHIMTLSLPSLRPLLDVNYLPLTDMRIARTFCFSNQGQALYLTSPTEIQRITYIQETCDNLQEMLGELFTPVETPEAPNRGFFKGLFGGGAQSLDREDLFGEVSAGKASRSLAQHIPGPGGMEGMKGAASGVVGELARARIALDERGQKLGELEERTAGMMASADSFSKHAHDMMLKYKDKKWYQL, from the exons ATTCGGCCGAGCTGGAGTGGAGTGTTTCTGCCAGCATGAGAGCGGTTCAGCAGTCATCCAGTTGGAGTTTCTTGTAAATGAA GGTGCGCTAGTTAGTGCTTTGGCAGATGACAGTATTCATTTGTGGAATCTGAGGCAAAAACTTCCAGCCATCCTTCATTCTCTTAAATTTAACCGGGAGAG GATCACGTTTTGCCATTTGCCGTTTCAGAGTAAATGGCTGTACGTGGGCACAGAAAGAGGGAACATTCACATTGTCAATGTGGAGTCCTTCACGCTCTCAGGCTATGTGATCATGTGGAACAAAGCCATCGAACT TTCCTCAAAGACTCATCCTGGACCTGTAGTTCATATCAGCGATAACCCTATGGACGAAGGGAAA CTTTTAATTGGTTTTGAGTGTGGCATAGTTGTGCTGTGGGACTTGAAATCGAAGAAGGCTGACTATCGGTACAGCTATGATGAG GCGATCCACTCTGTGGCATGGCATCACGAGGGAAAACAGTTTGTGTGCAGTCACTCAGATGGCACGCTTACCACATGGAATATACGTGCTCCTGCCAAGCCTGCCCAGATCATTACGCCACATG GTAAACAGCCCAAGGATGGAAAGAAGCCGGAGCCTTGCAAACCCATCTTGAAAGTGGAGTACAAAACTACCAGGGCAGG GGACCCATTCATGATACTGTGTGGAGGTTTGTCATATGATACAGTGGGTAGACGAGCCTGTCTGACTGTGATGCATGGGAAGAGCACTGCAGTGCTGGAGATGGACTACCCCATAGTGGATTTCCTTACGCTGTGTGAAACCCCATATCCAAACG ATTTCCAGGAGCCTTATGCGGTTGTTGTCCTGCTGGAGAAGGATTTGGTTCTCATTGATCTTGCACAAATTGG GTATCCGATCTTTGAGAATCCATATCCTCTGTCCATCCATGAGTCTCCAGTGACCTGCTGTGAATATTTTGCCGACTGTCCAGCTGAAATCATTCCTGCACTTTACTCAGTGGGCTCCAGACAGAAGAGACAAGGGTTCAGTAAAAAG GAATGGCCTATAAGTGGAGGTAACTGGGGCCAGGGAACACTAAGTTTCTCAGAGATGATCATCACTGG GCATGCTGATGGATCGATCAAGTTTTGGGATGCCTCAGCAT TAATGCTGCAGGTTTTGTATAAGCTGAAAACAGCGAAGGTGTTTGAGAAGCCCCGCAGTAAAGAGGAGAAATCCAGCACTGAAATTGTGGATGAAGATCCGTTCGCCATCCAGATTCTGTCCTGGTGTCCAGAGAGCCGTGTGCTCTGTGTGGCTGGAGTCTCAGCTCATGTCATAGTGTACAGGTTCAGCAAACAGGAAGTCACCACTGAAGTGGTTCAG CTCCTGGAGGTGCGTATGCAGTGTGAGCTGAATGAAGTGGAGTCTCCCGAGTGCGGAGGCGAGCAGGCATCAGCTGTGTCCACCCCAGGAACCCAATCTAGCCCTCAGACCTCCCTGCCTCAGTCCCACCCCTCCACCAGCAGCAACAACTCGTCTGACGGCCTGCGAGATAACGTGCCCTGTCTCAA GGTCAGGAGTTCTCCTCTCAAACAGTCTGCGGGTTACCAGGTGGAGCTGCTCATTCAGCTGGTGTGGGTCAGCGGGGAGCCGCCACAACAGATCACCAGCCTGGCCGTCAACTCTGCATATAGCCT AGTTGCTTTTGGCAATGGTAATGGACTTGCCGTGATTGATTACCTTCAGAAAACACTGCTTCTGAACATGAGCATAGCTGAGCTGTATGGATCAACAGATCCTCACCACAGACAACCGCGCTCGCCCCGCAAAACCAGACAGCCCTCGGCAG GTCTTTGTGATGGTAATGATGCATCAGCCGCACCAGAGGAGAAATGCAAATCACCAAC AGGCTCCGGTTCACCGTGCAATTCTGATGAAGACAGCAAACAAAGGTTCATTGACAGGGGTACGATACATTATAAACAGCTTTTTTGTCTTAGgaaatcttttattttctttgattGGTTCTATTCACTACATTTTCCAGTGAAGTCCAAAAGCAAGCGGATATCCAAGACTGTTGCCAATGACTTTG cTAAGATATCCCGGAAAATTAACATGATTGCTGATCAGAAAGATG AAAGGAGGTTACGGCGTCACTGCTCTCTCCCTGGTAAGAAACAACAGAGTTCAGTGAAGGAAATGAAGAAGAAACGCTCAGTTTCTTTCCATGAGACCTCATTCTGTGACCCCA ACGCCAGGGACAACTCATTCAGCCGCTCACGCAGCTCCAGTGTGACCAGCATTGACAGAGAGTCACGTGAGGTCATTTCTTCCTTCTACTTTTGTGACTCTCTGTCCAAGAAGAGCGAGACTGTGGCAGTGCCCAGCCTGTGGATTGGTACCTCATTGGGCAGCATGCTGGCCATCGCCCTCACTGTGCCCTCCACACCAGAGCAGAGGATGCAACAGCCTGTGGGCGTCGCTTTCTGTG GTCCAGTCGTGCGCTTGAAGGGAGGTATTTTGCGCATGGCCCAGCTGGACTTCAGCGGGACCCTTCTGCCCCATGTTTACGAGTCCTGGTATGAGCCCAACGCCCCTGAGGAGGAGAGAGAACGGCCACAGAGACGCCGGCCCACCTCGCCTCCTTCTTCTCAGGAGAACCCGGACTGTCAGTACGCTGTGGTCTGCTCAGAGAAACAGGCTAAGGTGGTGGCAATGCCCTCCCAAAACTGTGTCTATGAACACAACATCACAGAGACCTCCTTCGTACTGAGAGCAGATGTGGTGACGATGACCGCAGGGGTCGGCATCGCCTGCTTCTGTGCCAATGGCCATATCATGACCCTCAG TTTGCCCAGCCTGCGGCCACTGCTAGATGTGAACTACCTTCCCCTGACAGACATGAGGATAGCTAGAACCTTCTGTTTCTCAAACCAAGGCCAAGCCCTGTACCTCACATCGCCCACTGAGATCCAAAGAATCACCTATATCCAGGAAACCTGTGATAACCTGCAG GAGATGCTTGGAGAGCTGTTTACTCCAGTGGAGACACCAGAGGCTCCAAACCGAGGCTTCTTCAAGGGTTTATTTGGAGGCGGGGCTCAGTCCTTAGACAGAGAGGATCTGT TCGGAGAGGTGTCTGCTGGTAAAGCTTCACGCAGCCTGGCGCAGCACATCCCAGGTCCAGGTGGTATGGAGGGCATGAAGGGGGCCGCGTCCGGTGTGGTGGGAGAGTTGGCACGCGCGAGGATAGCTTTGGACGAGAGAGGACAGAAACTAGGCGAGCTGGAGGAGAGGACAGCAGGCATGATGGCCAGCGCTGACTCCTTCTCTAAACACGCGCATGAT
- the LOC132112413 gene encoding syntaxin-binding protein 5-like isoform X4: MKKFNIRKVLDGLTAASSSSTAASLQSGNRENDMIQETLQSEHFQLCKTVRHGFPYQPSSMAFDPVQKILAIGTQSGALRLFGRAGVECFCQHESGSAVIQLEFLVNEGALVSALADDSIHLWNLRQKLPAILHSLKFNRERITFCHLPFQSKWLYVGTERGNIHIVNVESFTLSGYVIMWNKAIELSSKTHPGPVVHISDNPMDEGKLLIGFECGIVVLWDLKSKKADYRYSYDEAIHSVAWHHEGKQFVCSHSDGTLTTWNIRAPAKPAQIITPHGKQPKDGKKPEPCKPILKVEYKTTRAGDPFMILCGGLSYDTVGRRACLTVMHGKSTAVLEMDYPIVDFLTLCETPYPNDFQEPYAVVVLLEKDLVLIDLAQIGYPIFENPYPLSIHESPVTCCEYFADCPAEIIPALYSVGSRQKRQGFSKKEWPISGGNWGQGTLSFSEMIITGHADGSIKFWDASALMLQVLYKLKTAKVFEKPRSKEEKSSTEIVDEDPFAIQILSWCPESRVLCVAGVSAHVIVYRFSKQEVTTEVVQLLEVRMQCELNEVESPECGGEQASAVSTPGTQSSPQTSLPQSHPSTSSNNSSDGLRDNVPCLKVRSSPLKQSAGYQVELLIQLVWVSGEPPQQITSLAVNSAYSLVAFGNGNGLAVIDYLQKTLLLNMSIAELYGSTDPHHRQPRSPRKTRQPSAGLCDGNDASAAPEEKCKSPTAKISRKINMIADQKDERRLRRHCSLPGKKQQSSVKEMKKKRSVSFHETSFCDPNARDNSFSRSRSSSVTSIDRESREVISSFYFCDSLSKKSETVAVPSLWIGTSLGSMLAIALTVPSTPEQRMQQPVGVAFCGPVVRLKGGILRMAQLDFSGTLLPHVYESWYEPNAPEEERERPQRRRPTSPPSSQENPDCQYAVVCSEKQAKVVAMPSQNCVYEHNITETSFVLRADVVTMTAGVGIACFCANGHIMTLSLPSLRPLLDVNYLPLTDMRIARTFCFSNQGQALYLTSPTEIQRITYIQETCDNLQEMLGELFTPVETPEAPNRGFFKGLFGGGAQSLDREDLFGEVSAGKASRSLAQHIPGPGGMEGMKGAASGVVGELARARIALDERGQKLGELEERTAGMMASADSFSKHAHDMMLKYKDKKWYQL, translated from the exons ATTCGGCCGAGCTGGAGTGGAGTGTTTCTGCCAGCATGAGAGCGGTTCAGCAGTCATCCAGTTGGAGTTTCTTGTAAATGAA GGTGCGCTAGTTAGTGCTTTGGCAGATGACAGTATTCATTTGTGGAATCTGAGGCAAAAACTTCCAGCCATCCTTCATTCTCTTAAATTTAACCGGGAGAG GATCACGTTTTGCCATTTGCCGTTTCAGAGTAAATGGCTGTACGTGGGCACAGAAAGAGGGAACATTCACATTGTCAATGTGGAGTCCTTCACGCTCTCAGGCTATGTGATCATGTGGAACAAAGCCATCGAACT TTCCTCAAAGACTCATCCTGGACCTGTAGTTCATATCAGCGATAACCCTATGGACGAAGGGAAA CTTTTAATTGGTTTTGAGTGTGGCATAGTTGTGCTGTGGGACTTGAAATCGAAGAAGGCTGACTATCGGTACAGCTATGATGAG GCGATCCACTCTGTGGCATGGCATCACGAGGGAAAACAGTTTGTGTGCAGTCACTCAGATGGCACGCTTACCACATGGAATATACGTGCTCCTGCCAAGCCTGCCCAGATCATTACGCCACATG GTAAACAGCCCAAGGATGGAAAGAAGCCGGAGCCTTGCAAACCCATCTTGAAAGTGGAGTACAAAACTACCAGGGCAGG GGACCCATTCATGATACTGTGTGGAGGTTTGTCATATGATACAGTGGGTAGACGAGCCTGTCTGACTGTGATGCATGGGAAGAGCACTGCAGTGCTGGAGATGGACTACCCCATAGTGGATTTCCTTACGCTGTGTGAAACCCCATATCCAAACG ATTTCCAGGAGCCTTATGCGGTTGTTGTCCTGCTGGAGAAGGATTTGGTTCTCATTGATCTTGCACAAATTGG GTATCCGATCTTTGAGAATCCATATCCTCTGTCCATCCATGAGTCTCCAGTGACCTGCTGTGAATATTTTGCCGACTGTCCAGCTGAAATCATTCCTGCACTTTACTCAGTGGGCTCCAGACAGAAGAGACAAGGGTTCAGTAAAAAG GAATGGCCTATAAGTGGAGGTAACTGGGGCCAGGGAACACTAAGTTTCTCAGAGATGATCATCACTGG GCATGCTGATGGATCGATCAAGTTTTGGGATGCCTCAGCAT TAATGCTGCAGGTTTTGTATAAGCTGAAAACAGCGAAGGTGTTTGAGAAGCCCCGCAGTAAAGAGGAGAAATCCAGCACTGAAATTGTGGATGAAGATCCGTTCGCCATCCAGATTCTGTCCTGGTGTCCAGAGAGCCGTGTGCTCTGTGTGGCTGGAGTCTCAGCTCATGTCATAGTGTACAGGTTCAGCAAACAGGAAGTCACCACTGAAGTGGTTCAG CTCCTGGAGGTGCGTATGCAGTGTGAGCTGAATGAAGTGGAGTCTCCCGAGTGCGGAGGCGAGCAGGCATCAGCTGTGTCCACCCCAGGAACCCAATCTAGCCCTCAGACCTCCCTGCCTCAGTCCCACCCCTCCACCAGCAGCAACAACTCGTCTGACGGCCTGCGAGATAACGTGCCCTGTCTCAA GGTCAGGAGTTCTCCTCTCAAACAGTCTGCGGGTTACCAGGTGGAGCTGCTCATTCAGCTGGTGTGGGTCAGCGGGGAGCCGCCACAACAGATCACCAGCCTGGCCGTCAACTCTGCATATAGCCT AGTTGCTTTTGGCAATGGTAATGGACTTGCCGTGATTGATTACCTTCAGAAAACACTGCTTCTGAACATGAGCATAGCTGAGCTGTATGGATCAACAGATCCTCACCACAGACAACCGCGCTCGCCCCGCAAAACCAGACAGCCCTCGGCAG GTCTTTGTGATGGTAATGATGCATCAGCCGCACCAGAGGAGAAATGCAAATCACCAAC agcTAAGATATCCCGGAAAATTAACATGATTGCTGATCAGAAAGATG AAAGGAGGTTACGGCGTCACTGCTCTCTCCCTGGTAAGAAACAACAGAGTTCAGTGAAGGAAATGAAGAAGAAACGCTCAGTTTCTTTCCATGAGACCTCATTCTGTGACCCCA ACGCCAGGGACAACTCATTCAGCCGCTCACGCAGCTCCAGTGTGACCAGCATTGACAGAGAGTCACGTGAGGTCATTTCTTCCTTCTACTTTTGTGACTCTCTGTCCAAGAAGAGCGAGACTGTGGCAGTGCCCAGCCTGTGGATTGGTACCTCATTGGGCAGCATGCTGGCCATCGCCCTCACTGTGCCCTCCACACCAGAGCAGAGGATGCAACAGCCTGTGGGCGTCGCTTTCTGTG GTCCAGTCGTGCGCTTGAAGGGAGGTATTTTGCGCATGGCCCAGCTGGACTTCAGCGGGACCCTTCTGCCCCATGTTTACGAGTCCTGGTATGAGCCCAACGCCCCTGAGGAGGAGAGAGAACGGCCACAGAGACGCCGGCCCACCTCGCCTCCTTCTTCTCAGGAGAACCCGGACTGTCAGTACGCTGTGGTCTGCTCAGAGAAACAGGCTAAGGTGGTGGCAATGCCCTCCCAAAACTGTGTCTATGAACACAACATCACAGAGACCTCCTTCGTACTGAGAGCAGATGTGGTGACGATGACCGCAGGGGTCGGCATCGCCTGCTTCTGTGCCAATGGCCATATCATGACCCTCAG TTTGCCCAGCCTGCGGCCACTGCTAGATGTGAACTACCTTCCCCTGACAGACATGAGGATAGCTAGAACCTTCTGTTTCTCAAACCAAGGCCAAGCCCTGTACCTCACATCGCCCACTGAGATCCAAAGAATCACCTATATCCAGGAAACCTGTGATAACCTGCAG GAGATGCTTGGAGAGCTGTTTACTCCAGTGGAGACACCAGAGGCTCCAAACCGAGGCTTCTTCAAGGGTTTATTTGGAGGCGGGGCTCAGTCCTTAGACAGAGAGGATCTGT TCGGAGAGGTGTCTGCTGGTAAAGCTTCACGCAGCCTGGCGCAGCACATCCCAGGTCCAGGTGGTATGGAGGGCATGAAGGGGGCCGCGTCCGGTGTGGTGGGAGAGTTGGCACGCGCGAGGATAGCTTTGGACGAGAGAGGACAGAAACTAGGCGAGCTGGAGGAGAGGACAGCAGGCATGATGGCCAGCGCTGACTCCTTCTCTAAACACGCGCATGAT